The following proteins are co-located in the Bremerella cremea genome:
- a CDS encoding GntP family permease — MIPFDICLLGDSLLTADQYAVLCLLVGMATVLGLIIVVRANAFLALIAAAMVVSLMADGPIQDKFSRVASSFGGTAGGVGIVIALAAVIGKCMLDSGAADRVVRAFMSIFGEKRSSIALMGSSFVLAVPVFFDTVFYLLVPLGRSLFRKTQKNYLLYVMAIATGGAITHTLVPPTPGPLVVADQLNVDKGLMILIGAAIAFPAACMGLWFSSLMNRIMPLPMRPLGAEPEPAAIPDDKLPSLWISLAPVLLPVILISTNTILTTMADTERAAQLQPGDIADWDAFRQPIQQGAAAAGDGTNFGKHVIATIRGNGKDAEREELASLLLQDGSLNDGQKEVALNRLNQYLLVDKNFPKNQDAFLGSKLSSTAVSLSRKPVARMSPVEAERMNRETLESVYGPEVLKRHVWNTSKRELANITSMLGDANFALLLSAVIAMWTLAVQRQFTLKELASSVEVSLMSGGLIILITAAGGAFGAMLTVANVGDAIQHMFPIGSDASSAKLLILFLGFGISAVLKIAQGSSTVAMITASGMLVSLASPETLGCHPVYLATSIGAGSLIGSWMNDSGFWIFAKMSGLTEVEALKTWTTLLLVLGTTSFLVALLMAVVMPLT; from the coding sequence ATGATTCCGTTTGATATCTGTCTGCTTGGTGATTCTCTGCTCACCGCTGACCAATACGCAGTTCTTTGCCTGCTGGTAGGCATGGCCACCGTATTGGGGCTAATTATCGTTGTCCGGGCCAATGCCTTTCTGGCGTTGATTGCGGCAGCAATGGTGGTCAGCCTAATGGCCGATGGGCCGATTCAAGATAAGTTCTCACGAGTGGCCTCGTCGTTTGGGGGTACCGCTGGCGGTGTTGGTATCGTGATCGCCCTAGCCGCCGTCATTGGTAAATGTATGTTGGATAGTGGCGCCGCCGATCGGGTGGTTCGGGCGTTCATGTCTATTTTTGGCGAAAAACGTTCTTCCATTGCGTTGATGGGCAGCAGTTTTGTGCTGGCGGTGCCGGTTTTTTTCGACACGGTTTTTTATCTGCTGGTACCACTGGGGCGTTCTCTGTTTCGTAAGACGCAGAAGAACTATTTGTTGTATGTGATGGCGATTGCAACCGGTGGAGCCATCACGCATACCTTGGTCCCCCCTACCCCAGGCCCGCTTGTCGTTGCAGATCAATTGAATGTCGACAAAGGGTTGATGATCTTGATCGGCGCGGCGATTGCTTTCCCCGCTGCGTGCATGGGGTTGTGGTTTTCGTCGCTGATGAATCGCATCATGCCGTTACCGATGCGGCCCCTCGGTGCCGAACCAGAGCCGGCAGCAATTCCCGACGATAAACTCCCTTCCCTCTGGATCTCGCTCGCTCCGGTGTTGTTACCGGTGATCTTGATTTCAACGAACACCATTCTCACTACCATGGCCGACACCGAACGGGCCGCGCAGTTGCAGCCTGGCGATATTGCGGACTGGGATGCTTTTCGTCAGCCAATTCAGCAAGGTGCGGCTGCTGCAGGAGATGGTACGAATTTTGGTAAGCACGTAATCGCAACCATTCGTGGCAATGGTAAAGACGCCGAACGAGAGGAACTTGCTTCCTTATTGCTACAAGATGGTTCGCTGAACGACGGGCAAAAGGAAGTCGCGCTAAATCGGCTCAACCAATACCTGCTCGTCGATAAAAACTTCCCGAAGAATCAAGACGCGTTTCTGGGATCAAAGCTTTCGAGCACAGCGGTTAGCCTTTCGCGCAAGCCAGTCGCCCGGATGAGCCCGGTTGAAGCAGAGCGAATGAACCGAGAAACGTTGGAATCGGTTTACGGACCCGAAGTGCTCAAGCGGCATGTCTGGAATACCAGCAAACGTGAGTTGGCCAACATCACCTCGATGCTGGGCGACGCAAACTTTGCCTTGTTGCTTTCTGCTGTGATTGCCATGTGGACATTGGCCGTGCAGCGGCAATTTACCCTCAAAGAGTTGGCCTCTTCTGTGGAGGTCTCGTTAATGAGCGGCGGCTTGATTATCTTGATCACCGCAGCCGGAGGTGCCTTTGGGGCGATGTTGACCGTTGCCAATGTCGGGGATGCAATTCAGCACATGTTCCCAATCGGTTCCGATGCCTCCTCAGCCAAGCTGCTGATCTTGTTCTTAGGCTTTGGCATTTCCGCAGTGCTTAAAATTGCCCAGGGTTCCAGCACGGTCGCGATGATCACAGCCAGCGGTATGCTCGTGAGCTTAGCTTCCCCAGAAACACTTGGCTGCCATCCGGTTTATCTGGCGACCAGTATTGGGGCTGGCTCGCTGATCGGGTCGTGGATGAATGACAGCGGTTTCTGGATCTTTGCCAAGATGAGCGGGCTAACGGAAGTCGAAGCGCTGAAGACTTGGACGACGCTGCTTTTGGTGTTAGGAACCACTAGTTTTCTGGTCGCACTGCTTATGGCGGTTGTTATGCCGTTGACGTAG
- a CDS encoding TrkH family potassium uptake protein: MAVVGLSWVVATVLGAMPYILSGSSNKLAVRLFSSHEIAPQIYGDPVSPLTQEQYALVDSLVSAGAKGLPARKLEEQYDARMRKWSKVEDPLPDFRVVFEDLSELSHWRGVLIHPGQEPDSPLDRANNYRIRGVRMNIADAIFESQSGFSTTGATVIANLEDPISLPHCVLFWRSSTHFLGGLGIIVLFVVILGQGSAGKALMRNEIPGPSKEGSHSRIQHTAWMFAALYCGLNLILTCLLWLLGMDVFDAICHAFGTLATGGFSTYNASLGHFYQVNHTMGAWIEYVVIVFMVLAGSNFTLLYFLMIGQANRLVGDIEWRYYMGIIIGVTICVMSFGMVYDDFIIDPNTSSFTEFQLALRNGLFQVVSIITTTGYGTHDFDKWNSFGRGVLFLLMFVGGCAGSTGGGVKVIRHILFHKILFLQLEKSYHPSVVRPLRLGGKPVDDPDLQTNILIYFSLILVLFVFGWLSIVTLEPDTTWGSAEEHIEHKLIDSATAVAATLNNVGPGLGIIGATQNYANFSWWTKLLFTALMMIGRLEIFAVLVLLMPRFWRSR; this comes from the coding sequence ATGGCGGTGGTTGGCCTGAGTTGGGTGGTGGCAACCGTCTTAGGGGCGATGCCCTATATCCTGAGCGGGTCCAGCAACAAACTGGCCGTGCGCCTGTTTAGCTCCCATGAAATTGCTCCGCAAATCTATGGGGATCCTGTGTCACCATTGACCCAGGAGCAATATGCCTTGGTCGATTCGCTTGTTTCCGCAGGTGCCAAAGGATTGCCTGCCCGCAAGCTCGAAGAACAGTACGACGCCCGCATGCGAAAGTGGAGCAAGGTTGAAGATCCATTGCCTGATTTTCGCGTCGTGTTTGAGGACCTGAGCGAGTTGTCTCATTGGCGCGGCGTGTTGATTCATCCTGGCCAAGAGCCTGATAGTCCTTTGGATCGAGCCAACAACTATCGAATTCGTGGGGTTCGGATGAACATCGCCGATGCGATTTTCGAGTCGCAATCAGGCTTTAGTACCACCGGGGCAACGGTGATTGCAAATCTTGAAGATCCTATCAGCTTGCCGCACTGTGTCTTGTTCTGGCGTAGCAGTACGCATTTCCTGGGTGGGCTAGGGATTATCGTGCTGTTTGTTGTGATTCTCGGGCAAGGCTCCGCAGGCAAGGCGTTAATGCGGAACGAGATTCCAGGCCCCAGCAAAGAAGGCTCACACTCGCGGATCCAACATACCGCTTGGATGTTTGCCGCGCTTTATTGCGGCTTGAATTTGATTTTGACGTGCTTGTTATGGCTGTTGGGAATGGATGTTTTCGACGCAATTTGCCACGCCTTTGGGACATTGGCAACAGGAGGCTTCAGTACATACAACGCCAGCCTGGGGCACTTCTACCAAGTCAATCACACGATGGGAGCGTGGATCGAGTACGTTGTCATCGTCTTCATGGTCTTGGCCGGGTCGAACTTCACGTTGCTTTATTTTCTGATGATTGGTCAGGCGAATCGGTTGGTCGGTGATATCGAGTGGCGTTATTACATGGGGATCATCATTGGGGTGACCATTTGTGTGATGTCGTTTGGAATGGTCTACGACGACTTCATCATCGATCCGAATACGTCAAGCTTTACCGAATTTCAGCTCGCGCTGCGGAATGGTCTGTTTCAGGTTGTTTCCATCATTACGACCACCGGCTACGGCACCCACGACTTCGACAAGTGGAATAGTTTTGGCCGCGGTGTGTTGTTTTTGCTGATGTTTGTCGGAGGTTGTGCGGGAAGTACTGGGGGTGGCGTGAAGGTAATTCGCCACATCCTCTTTCACAAGATTCTGTTCTTACAGCTAGAGAAATCGTACCATCCTTCGGTTGTCCGCCCTTTGCGACTGGGGGGAAAACCGGTTGATGATCCTGATTTGCAGACCAATATATTGATCTATTTCAGCTTGATCCTGGTGCTATTTGTGTTTGGCTGGCTCTCGATCGTCACGCTCGAACCGGATACGACCTGGGGCTCGGCGGAAGAGCATATCGAGCACAAGCTAATCGATAGCGCCACAGCCGTTGCTGCCACCCTGAACAACGTGGGGCCAGGGCTGGGGATCATTGGGGCTACGCAGAACTACGCGAATTTTAGTTGGTGGACCAAGCTCCTATTCACGGCATTGATGATGATCGGACGCCTGGAAATATTTGCTGTTCTGGTCCTTTTGATGCCACGATTTTGGCGGTCGAGATAG
- a CDS encoding sugar phosphate isomerase/epimerase family protein: MFVSASTECFPDLPLRDCMEKLVDLEFSAVDMTLDENGDHLRPSDVCNNLQHAIDICHDTQRLVISNFRLLSNAQGDDRYREYEEICRLAKAVKVASITIPSGPFGTPFNEEVEHLREMVAISAKEGIVTSMHTHVGCLSQDCDTIQVLCDNVKGLGITLDPSHFICREDGPKSYDKVLKYVSHVYLRDTRQDAMHVRVGQGEVEYGRLITQLEQSGYNRALTVHMPPLPDTDQMAEMRKIRLLLESLL; the protein is encoded by the coding sequence GTGTTCGTTTCCGCTTCGACCGAGTGTTTTCCCGACTTACCCTTGCGTGATTGCATGGAAAAGCTGGTCGACTTGGAATTTAGCGCCGTCGATATGACGCTGGATGAAAATGGTGACCATCTGCGGCCTTCCGATGTGTGCAATAACTTGCAGCATGCGATCGATATTTGTCACGATACGCAGCGGTTGGTAATTTCCAATTTTCGCCTCTTAAGTAACGCGCAAGGGGACGATCGTTATCGCGAGTACGAAGAAATCTGTCGGTTGGCCAAGGCCGTCAAGGTTGCTTCGATTACCATTCCGAGCGGACCGTTCGGCACCCCTTTCAATGAAGAGGTCGAACACCTACGCGAGATGGTCGCGATATCCGCCAAGGAAGGTATCGTGACCAGCATGCACACGCATGTCGGCTGCTTGTCCCAAGACTGCGATACGATTCAAGTGCTGTGCGACAATGTGAAAGGGTTGGGGATCACGCTTGATCCGAGCCACTTCATCTGTCGCGAAGATGGCCCGAAGAGCTACGACAAGGTGCTGAAATATGTCAGCCATGTCTACCTTCGCGACACGCGGCAAGATGCGATGCACGTTCGGGTTGGCCAAGGGGAAGTGGAATACGGTCGCTTGATCACCCAGTTAGAGCAGTCCGGCTACAACCGAGCGTTGACCGTTCACATGCCACCACTGCCCGACACCGACCAAATGGCCGAGATGCGGAAGATTCGCCTGCTGCTGGAAAGCCTCCTCTAA
- a CDS encoding tetratricopeptide repeat protein — protein MRLAICCLLITVGFLPTDVFAQRRQQPPKEEKLDLPSDPRLVELHREFVTKAEKLGDEYARKKDWEKARVAFSEILKLVPNYKPAVEKMKVVNGELSNANKKIIAVEAREGWQDTGIDVVAGSPMGFRTEGEWMFAHIGDANGLEIPREMRDYRLGSLIGVIAKSAVPDKDTVPFTIGAQKQMSMPQTGRLLLKMHDIYNDDNRGSIRVEITGNF, from the coding sequence ATGCGACTTGCCATTTGCTGTTTGTTAATCACCGTAGGTTTCTTGCCAACAGACGTCTTCGCGCAGCGTCGTCAGCAACCTCCCAAAGAAGAAAAGCTCGATCTCCCTTCCGATCCTCGTTTAGTTGAACTCCATCGCGAGTTTGTGACGAAAGCGGAAAAGCTGGGTGACGAATATGCCCGGAAGAAAGATTGGGAGAAAGCTCGTGTTGCTTTCAGCGAAATTCTGAAGCTGGTTCCCAACTACAAGCCTGCCGTCGAGAAAATGAAAGTGGTCAACGGCGAGCTTTCTAATGCGAATAAGAAGATCATTGCGGTCGAGGCTCGCGAAGGTTGGCAAGACACCGGGATTGATGTCGTCGCTGGAAGTCCGATGGGGTTTCGCACTGAAGGGGAGTGGATGTTTGCCCACATAGGAGATGCCAATGGTTTAGAAATCCCTCGCGAAATGCGCGACTATCGCTTAGGTTCGCTGATTGGTGTGATTGCGAAGTCAGCGGTGCCTGATAAAGACACCGTGCCCTTTACGATCGGCGCACAAAAGCAAATGAGCATGCCACAAACCGGTCGTTTGCTATTGAAAATGCATGACATCTACAACGATGACAATCGCGGATCGATTCGTGTCGAGATAACCGGCAACTTCTAA
- the sppA gene encoding signal peptide peptidase SppA → MVQPLPNPPQPTPPQQIIIQNGSRGSILWRIVAAIGWLGVMFCIPIILALAISSSSYYNTTEGVSEKFFSGDKTADNKIAVINITGVIMSGEGYIRKQIDLAREDKDVKAVVVRVDSPGGTVTGSDYILHHLKQLKKDRDIPLIVSMGAMATSGGYYVSMAVEDEKDSIFAEPTTTTGSIGVIIPHYNISGLMKEYHVEDDSIMSHPRKQMLTMTREMSPENREILQEYVNQSFTRFKDIVKEGRPQFAADPAKLDVLATGEIFTATQALDSGLIDKIGFIEEAVARAAELAKIDVKSTRVVTYTQPTSLFDVGLSQSKAMSWDTMLELSAPKAYYLSSYLPPIVSSFPLRSN, encoded by the coding sequence ATGGTCCAACCGCTTCCCAATCCCCCTCAGCCTACACCTCCCCAGCAAATCATCATTCAAAATGGCTCTCGCGGTAGCATTCTTTGGAGAATCGTCGCTGCCATCGGGTGGCTAGGGGTCATGTTTTGCATTCCGATCATTCTCGCCCTGGCAATCAGCTCGTCCAGCTATTACAACACCACCGAAGGTGTCTCTGAAAAGTTCTTCTCTGGCGACAAAACTGCGGACAATAAGATAGCCGTGATCAATATCACTGGCGTGATCATGTCGGGCGAAGGGTACATCCGCAAGCAAATCGACTTGGCCCGCGAAGATAAAGACGTGAAAGCGGTCGTTGTGCGAGTCGATTCGCCCGGCGGCACCGTCACCGGGTCGGACTATATCTTGCACCACCTCAAGCAGCTGAAAAAAGATCGGGACATTCCCCTGATCGTCAGCATGGGGGCCATGGCCACTTCCGGTGGGTACTACGTATCGATGGCGGTTGAAGATGAGAAAGACTCGATCTTCGCCGAGCCGACCACCACCACGGGCTCGATCGGGGTGATCATCCCGCACTACAACATCTCGGGGCTGATGAAAGAATATCATGTCGAAGACGATTCGATCATGAGTCACCCGCGCAAGCAGATGTTGACCATGACGCGTGAAATGTCCCCTGAAAACCGAGAGATCTTGCAGGAATACGTCAACCAATCGTTCACGCGTTTCAAAGACATCGTGAAAGAAGGTCGTCCCCAATTTGCTGCCGATCCCGCAAAACTCGATGTACTAGCCACTGGTGAAATCTTCACGGCTACGCAAGCCCTCGACTCTGGCCTGATCGACAAGATCGGGTTTATTGAAGAAGCAGTAGCCCGTGCGGCAGAACTGGCCAAGATCGACGTCAAATCAACCCGCGTGGTGACTTACACCCAGCCAACTTCATTGTTCGATGTGGGGCTCTCCCAGAGCAAGGCCATGAGTTGGGACACGATGCTTGAACTATCCGCCCCTAAAGCCTACTACCTCTCAAGCTATTTACCACCGATTGTCAGTTCGTTCCCGCTAAGGTCGAACTAG
- a CDS encoding SLC13 family permease, with the protein MAEATTPPPTLAARIGLWLGPLAAILLWGMQASGSYLDAERPQLNAMAGAFAWMAIWWLTEAIPLAATSLLPLVLFPLLEIQPVKEVASAYGDHNIFLFLGGFLIALAIEQAGLHKRLALTIVYVMGDNPAKLLLGFMVATGVMSMWISNTATTLLMLPIATSILAVADLKLVGESARKNLGVGLMLGIAYSASIGGVATLVGTPPNIAFASFYRENFPNEPNVSFLAWMLMALPFSAVFLLITWAILGYVLFPVSSKESIGGRSVILDELHKLGPISAAEWRVGAVFLTTALLWILREPVKGWGWGMAFVDADGKQFVSDATAAIGMAVLCFLIPSGKKNEPHEPLLNWDATVKVPWGVLLLFGGGTALAKAVNASKFDLYLGAHMANMMSDMSHSAMVVVTATGMIWLTEFTSNLASVQTFNPVLGSASQELGVPPLLLLVPATLAASCAFMMPVATPPNAIVYGSGRVPIGKMVKAGIVLNIISIALVSITVLVLGRYVLGTS; encoded by the coding sequence TTGGCCGAAGCAACAACACCGCCGCCGACCCTAGCGGCCAGGATTGGATTGTGGCTTGGCCCTCTAGCGGCCATCCTCTTATGGGGTATGCAGGCTTCCGGCAGCTACCTCGATGCCGAGCGTCCGCAACTCAACGCTATGGCGGGCGCGTTTGCTTGGATGGCGATTTGGTGGCTGACCGAAGCGATCCCCTTGGCGGCTACGTCGCTTCTGCCACTCGTCTTGTTTCCGCTGCTAGAGATTCAACCGGTTAAAGAAGTCGCTTCGGCGTATGGCGACCACAACATCTTTTTGTTTCTTGGCGGTTTTCTGATTGCGTTAGCGATCGAACAGGCTGGCTTACACAAACGCCTGGCCTTGACCATTGTTTACGTTATGGGAGACAACCCGGCTAAGCTTCTATTAGGATTTATGGTCGCGACCGGCGTGATGTCGATGTGGATATCGAACACCGCCACCACGCTATTGATGTTGCCGATTGCGACGAGCATTCTAGCCGTGGCCGATTTAAAACTCGTTGGCGAGTCGGCTCGGAAGAACCTGGGGGTTGGCTTGATGCTGGGAATCGCATATTCCGCTAGTATCGGCGGAGTGGCAACGCTAGTCGGAACGCCACCTAACATTGCGTTCGCCTCGTTTTATCGCGAGAACTTCCCGAACGAGCCCAACGTTTCCTTCCTCGCTTGGATGTTGATGGCCCTCCCCTTCTCTGCCGTGTTTTTGTTGATTACATGGGCAATTCTCGGGTACGTGTTGTTTCCCGTAAGCAGCAAGGAATCGATTGGCGGGCGAAGCGTTATCCTTGATGAACTCCATAAGTTGGGCCCGATTTCTGCTGCAGAGTGGCGCGTTGGGGCGGTTTTTCTGACGACGGCCTTGCTTTGGATCCTACGCGAGCCGGTCAAAGGTTGGGGCTGGGGCATGGCTTTCGTCGATGCCGATGGCAAACAGTTTGTCAGCGATGCCACGGCAGCAATAGGCATGGCCGTCCTCTGTTTTCTTATTCCTAGTGGCAAAAAGAACGAGCCTCACGAGCCTCTGCTAAACTGGGATGCCACCGTGAAAGTCCCTTGGGGAGTACTTCTTTTGTTTGGTGGTGGTACGGCCTTGGCCAAAGCCGTGAATGCCTCGAAGTTTGATCTTTATCTTGGCGCGCACATGGCCAACATGATGAGCGATATGTCGCATTCGGCCATGGTGGTCGTCACGGCGACCGGCATGATCTGGTTGACGGAGTTCACCTCGAACTTGGCCAGCGTTCAGACATTCAATCCTGTGCTAGGAAGCGCCTCGCAGGAACTGGGAGTACCGCCACTTCTGTTGTTGGTGCCAGCCACTCTGGCGGCAAGTTGCGCCTTCATGATGCCTGTGGCAACGCCCCCCAATGCGATTGTTTATGGATCTGGACGGGTGCCAATCGGCAAGATGGTCAAGGCAGGCATTGTGCTAAATATCATCTCGATCGCCTTGGTTTCCATCACAGTGCTGGTGTTGGGACGATATGTCCTCGGCACGTCATAA
- a CDS encoding SIR2 family NAD-dependent protein deacylase yields MSSDLQLVSLWLRKAKSAVVFTGAGISTESGIPDFRSPGGVWTKYRTVYFDEFCRSAEARHEYWSQKSEAHTEFAAAVPNVGHHTIAQWEASGLIRGVITQNIDGLHQIAGSQDVLELHGTAREVSCLDCDARFPVAPFVEQFRTTNQVPLCPKCGDGRLKHATVSFGQSLPEKVFERAHHWCQEADLVISVGSSLVVYPAAGLPELAKRNRAKLVIINRDETGLDSMADMLVDGSCGEALAAIHAAL; encoded by the coding sequence GTGTCGTCCGATCTCCAACTCGTTTCTCTGTGGCTCCGCAAGGCAAAATCGGCGGTTGTTTTCACCGGAGCTGGCATCAGCACCGAAAGCGGTATCCCAGATTTTCGTTCGCCTGGAGGGGTGTGGACCAAGTACCGAACCGTCTATTTCGACGAGTTCTGCCGTAGCGCCGAAGCTCGGCACGAGTATTGGTCTCAAAAGTCAGAAGCCCACACCGAGTTCGCCGCAGCGGTCCCCAACGTCGGGCATCATACGATTGCCCAGTGGGAAGCATCGGGGCTTATTCGTGGTGTGATCACGCAAAACATCGACGGCTTACATCAAATTGCTGGCAGCCAGGATGTTCTGGAATTGCACGGAACGGCTCGGGAAGTCTCTTGCCTCGACTGCGATGCCCGCTTTCCCGTGGCCCCGTTTGTCGAGCAGTTCCGCACAACGAATCAGGTACCGCTTTGCCCAAAGTGTGGCGACGGGCGTTTAAAGCATGCGACCGTTTCGTTTGGCCAGTCGTTGCCTGAGAAGGTCTTCGAGCGAGCACACCACTGGTGCCAAGAAGCCGACCTAGTGATTTCGGTCGGCTCGTCCTTAGTCGTCTATCCGGCAGCGGGACTGCCCGAACTAGCTAAACGCAACAGGGCGAAGCTAGTCATCATCAACCGCGACGAAACGGGCCTCGACTCGATGGCAGATATGCTTGTCGATGGAAGCTGCGGCGAGGCCTTGGCGGCCATTCATGCGGCTCTTTAG